The following coding sequences are from one Reyranella humidisoli window:
- a CDS encoding GNAT family N-acetyltransferase: protein MDAGFTLARLGALDLDRAARLHREAFEPMGEHAWTRRDLAGLLASPGSVGFLLTEASSDIGMAISRVVADEAELLTVAVDPGHRRRGAARRLLDAVTGQARTGGAKTLFLEVGADNPGARTLYDSLGFVVVGKRAGYYPRAGRAAADAFIMRLSLT, encoded by the coding sequence ATGGATGCCGGCTTCACGCTTGCCCGACTGGGCGCACTCGATCTCGATCGCGCGGCGCGCCTCCATCGCGAAGCCTTCGAGCCGATGGGGGAGCACGCCTGGACGCGGCGGGATCTTGCGGGCCTGCTGGCGTCGCCGGGAAGCGTCGGCTTCCTTCTGACGGAAGCGTCCTCCGACATCGGCATGGCCATCTCTCGCGTCGTGGCCGACGAGGCCGAACTTCTTACCGTCGCCGTCGATCCCGGCCATCGCCGCCGCGGTGCTGCCCGCCGGCTCCTCGATGCGGTGACAGGGCAAGCCCGTACCGGCGGTGCGAAGACGCTTTTCCTTGAAGTCGGTGCGGATAATCCGGGCGCCCGGACGCTCTACGATTCACTCGGGTTCGTCGTCGTGGGCAAACGCGCCGGCTATTATCCGCGGGCCGGGCGGGCAGCCGCGGACGCTTTCATCATGCGTCTCAGTCTCACCTGA
- the ddpX gene encoding D-alanyl-D-alanine dipeptidase, translated as MKLDIVAIAPPDFDVDVTLAYATDANLTGRPVYRNAECWLHREAAAKLAAAIDLARPLGYRLRIFDALRPVEAQWALWNVNPDPEFIADPRRGSPHSRGVAVDLSLLDEQGRELDMGTGFDAFTPLSHHGRTDISAEAQRNRLLLMGLMTSAGWDFYRNEWWHYQLFDARRYPLVADTDLPRPMM; from the coding sequence ATGAAGCTCGACATTGTTGCGATCGCTCCGCCCGACTTCGACGTCGACGTGACGCTGGCCTATGCGACGGACGCAAATCTAACGGGACGACCGGTGTACCGAAACGCCGAATGCTGGCTGCACCGAGAGGCTGCCGCGAAGCTCGCCGCGGCGATCGACCTCGCCCGGCCGCTGGGATATCGGCTGCGCATCTTCGATGCCCTGCGACCGGTCGAGGCGCAGTGGGCTCTCTGGAACGTCAATCCCGATCCGGAATTCATCGCCGACCCTCGCCGCGGCTCGCCCCATTCGCGCGGCGTGGCGGTCGATCTCAGTCTGCTCGACGAACAAGGCCGGGAGCTCGACATGGGTACCGGGTTCGATGCCTTCACGCCGCTGTCCCATCACGGGCGCACCGATATCTCCGCGGAGGCGCAGCGCAATCGCCTGCTGCTCATGGGCCTGATGACGTCAGCCGGCTGGGACTTCTACCGCAACGAATGGTGGCACTATCAGCTGTTCGACGCCCGGCGCTATCCGCTCGTCGCAGACACCGACCTGCCACGCCCGATGATGTGA
- a CDS encoding AAA family ATPase codes for MIHLICGSTGAGKTTYATKLRQQLGALHLSIDDWMVTLFAPDRPAQPNWPWIEERVLRCERQILATALELARVGVPSILDLGLQRLDQRRRIAEQTLAAGIAVRLHFLDVDVTERWRRVEQRNAQQGETFRVNVTRPMFDFIETIWQPPTDDEMSVLDGVRVAA; via the coding sequence ATGATCCACCTGATCTGCGGCTCCACCGGTGCCGGCAAGACCACTTACGCGACCAAGCTGCGCCAGCAGCTTGGTGCGCTGCATCTGTCGATCGACGACTGGATGGTGACGCTGTTCGCGCCCGACAGACCGGCACAGCCGAACTGGCCGTGGATCGAGGAGCGTGTGCTGCGCTGTGAGCGGCAGATCCTCGCGACGGCTCTCGAGCTTGCCCGCGTAGGCGTGCCGTCGATCCTCGATCTCGGCCTTCAGCGCTTGGACCAGCGCCGGCGCATCGCGGAACAGACATTGGCAGCCGGCATCGCCGTGCGCCTGCACTTCCTCGACGTCGACGTCACCGAGCGCTGGCGCAGGGTCGAACAGCGCAACGCACAACAGGGCGAAACCTTTCGCGTGAATGTCACGCGCCCGATGTTCGATTTTATCGAAACGATCTGGCAGCCGCCGACCGACGATGAGATGTCAGTCCTCGATGGCGTGCGTGTCGCGGCTTGA
- the tsaB gene encoding tRNA (adenosine(37)-N6)-threonylcarbamoyltransferase complex dimerization subunit type 1 TsaB — MSTVLAFDCAVSGQGVAIVRDGVSLVTLVEEGREQAARLLPAIAAALDQAGVARRELELIAVTTGPGSFTGVRVGLSAARGLAVGLGIPLAGISTTTVLRAQAPATDRLVVAAVDTKLGDWFCAIGEEASPFAATAGDVAARLAGRACLIVGKDVDPLVQSLLAGGLDAVAHDGPPDPAVLGRLAESVGVASWRDRNSDEGLPRPLYLRGVNITLPDGARRTVE, encoded by the coding sequence GTGAGCACTGTCCTCGCCTTCGATTGCGCGGTGAGCGGACAGGGCGTCGCGATCGTTCGTGACGGCGTTTCCCTCGTGACCCTCGTGGAAGAAGGGCGCGAACAGGCGGCACGACTCCTGCCGGCGATCGCCGCTGCACTCGACCAGGCCGGCGTCGCTCGACGCGAACTCGAGCTGATCGCCGTCACGACAGGTCCGGGAAGTTTCACGGGTGTGCGCGTCGGATTGTCGGCGGCGCGCGGCCTCGCGGTCGGTCTCGGCATTCCCCTGGCGGGGATTTCCACCACGACGGTGCTGCGCGCGCAGGCGCCCGCCACCGACCGGCTGGTGGTCGCCGCGGTCGACACCAAGCTCGGCGACTGGTTCTGCGCGATCGGCGAGGAGGCGTCGCCGTTCGCCGCGACCGCGGGGGATGTCGCGGCGCGTCTTGCCGGCCGCGCGTGCCTGATCGTGGGCAAGGATGTGGACCCGCTCGTCCAGTCGCTGCTGGCTGGCGGTCTCGATGCGGTTGCCCATGACGGCCCGCCCGATCCGGCCGTCCTCGGCCGCCTTGCCGAAAGCGTTGGCGTAGCGTCATGGCGTGACCGCAATAGCGACGAAGGCCTGCCGCGGCCTCTCTACCTGCGGGGCGTGAACATCACCCTGCCGGATGGCGCCCGCCGCACGGTCGAGTGA
- a CDS encoding NifU family protein codes for MFIQTEQTPNPSTLKFLPGRVVMEKGTADFANVEAATPSPLAKRLFAIEGVERVFFGSDFVTVTKTADRDWQIMKPSILGGIMEHYTSGDPVIVDGEAAVAAAADDDEVVAQIKELLDTRVRPAVAQDGGDIVFHDFRDGIVYLHMQGSCSGCPSSTATLKMGIENLLKHYVPEVVEVQAAQ; via the coding sequence TTGTTTATCCAGACCGAGCAGACGCCCAATCCGTCGACCCTTAAGTTTCTCCCCGGCCGCGTGGTCATGGAGAAGGGGACGGCGGACTTCGCCAACGTAGAGGCCGCCACGCCGTCGCCGCTTGCCAAGAGGCTGTTCGCGATCGAAGGCGTAGAGCGCGTGTTCTTCGGTTCCGATTTCGTCACCGTCACCAAGACGGCCGACCGGGACTGGCAGATCATGAAGCCCTCCATTCTCGGTGGCATCATGGAGCACTACACGTCGGGCGATCCCGTGATCGTCGACGGTGAGGCGGCCGTGGCCGCCGCGGCGGACGACGATGAAGTCGTTGCCCAGATCAAGGAACTTCTCGACACGCGCGTCCGGCCGGCAGTGGCCCAGGACGGCGGCGATATTGTGTTTCACGACTTCCGCGACGGCATCGTCTACCTGCACATGCAGGGATCCTGCTCGGGTTGCCCGAGTTCGACAGCCACGCTGAAGATGGGGATCGAGAACCTTCTGAAGCACTACGTGCCGGAAGTGGTTGAAGTCCAGGCGGCCCAGTAG
- a CDS encoding alpha/beta hydrolase — MALDPESQRLIDLMAAANRPAWNTLSPQAARDLYLSLRSGAQGPRPAHVTVVDRTIPGPDGELAVRIYRPTSAAPDAKLPALVYAHGGGWVFGNLDSHDVLCAQLAIEAGIAVFHIDYRLAPEARFPGAFDDVVAGLKWVAANGESVGIDPTRLAIGGDSAGGNLAAAVSIWARDHGGPKLLMQLLAYPVTDAVARTESYRRYEDGYGLNAVTMEWFFDHYTPDKAGRGDWRVSPLRAASLAGLPPALVVTAGYDPLRDEGRAYAWRLHQEGTQADLVEFGGMLHGFLSSPMLLHGARRGTTLCAAALREALVLRTQ; from the coding sequence ATGGCTCTCGATCCGGAATCCCAGCGGCTGATCGACCTGATGGCGGCCGCGAACCGTCCGGCCTGGAACACGCTGAGCCCTCAGGCGGCTCGCGACCTTTATCTCTCCCTGCGGTCCGGCGCCCAGGGCCCGCGCCCGGCGCATGTCACGGTGGTCGATCGGACCATCCCCGGCCCGGACGGCGAGCTGGCCGTGCGCATCTACCGTCCGACTTCAGCCGCTCCCGACGCCAAGCTACCGGCGCTGGTCTATGCGCATGGCGGCGGCTGGGTTTTCGGCAATCTCGACAGCCATGACGTGCTCTGCGCCCAGCTCGCCATCGAAGCCGGCATCGCGGTCTTCCACATCGACTATCGCCTGGCGCCCGAGGCCCGCTTCCCCGGCGCTTTCGACGACGTCGTCGCCGGCCTGAAGTGGGTCGCCGCCAACGGCGAGTCGGTCGGCATCGATCCCACGCGCCTGGCGATCGGCGGCGACAGCGCCGGCGGAAACCTGGCCGCCGCGGTGTCGATCTGGGCGCGGGACCATGGCGGACCGAAGCTCCTGATGCAGTTGCTCGCCTATCCCGTGACCGACGCGGTCGCCCGCACCGAGTCCTACCGTCGCTACGAGGACGGCTACGGGCTGAACGCCGTCACCATGGAATGGTTCTTCGACCACTACACGCCCGACAAAGCGGGCCGCGGCGACTGGCGGGTCTCGCCGTTGCGCGCCGCCTCGCTGGCCGGCCTGCCGCCGGCCCTGGTCGTCACGGCAGGCTACGACCCGCTGCGTGACGAAGGCCGCGCCTATGCCTGGCGGTTGCACCAGGAAGGCACGCAGGCCGACCTGGTCGAGTTCGGCGGCATGCTGCACGGCTTCCTGAGTTCGCCGATGCTGCTACACGGCGCCCGGCGCGGCACAACGCTCTGCGCCGCGGCCCTGCGCGAGGCCTTGGTCCTGCGCACCCAGTGA
- a CDS encoding universal stress protein — protein MSVQPKSDERVFLVVVDESPEMRNALRYACRRAKRTGGRVAMLYVMDPPEGQQWGSVVELMREESRQQAEEVVARHADVAVSLTGQPPSIYIREGKSRDELAKLLVEDRSISVLVLGSASSGEGPGPLVTAFTGKAGAQLRIPLTIVPGALTDAEIDAIS, from the coding sequence ATGAGCGTGCAGCCGAAGTCCGACGAACGTGTCTTCCTCGTCGTGGTCGACGAAAGCCCCGAGATGCGCAACGCGTTGCGCTACGCCTGCCGGCGCGCCAAGCGGACGGGCGGCCGCGTCGCCATGCTCTATGTCATGGACCCGCCGGAAGGCCAGCAATGGGGCTCCGTGGTGGAGCTGATGCGCGAGGAGTCGCGTCAGCAGGCCGAGGAAGTTGTGGCCCGTCACGCCGACGTGGCGGTCTCGCTGACCGGCCAGCCGCCTTCGATCTACATTCGCGAAGGCAAGAGCCGGGACGAACTCGCGAAGCTGCTCGTCGAGGATCGATCGATCTCGGTTCTGGTGCTCGGCAGCGCGTCGAGCGGGGAGGGGCCGGGGCCCCTGGTGACGGCGTTCACCGGCAAGGCGGGCGCGCAGCTCCGCATCCCTCTCACGATCGTGCCGGGCGCCCTGACGGATGCCGAGATCGACGCTATCTCATGA
- a CDS encoding TIGR02186 family protein, giving the protein MRGVAGTLAALGAAFVLFVGAAGASAQGPRVEPAPGSLPAPGSRPAPGIGGPPDAIGPPSVPSEPTTPDLIVDLSLARVSITSAFQGESILMFGMFDPPGEIVVVVAGPAARETVMRKQRFLGIWLNTGRQSFDDVPAYYAIAASQPLQRLLARGAGGEILSLEDRLASVKPATPRDTADLARFRAGLVEVKRREGLYPAAIGQVTVQAGRLFRVDLPFPSRLPEGVYEVRVYLLREGKIVAAVSRPLPVGKVGFSAQLAGWASHDGALYGLGAVLMALLVGWIGGSVMRRL; this is encoded by the coding sequence ATGAGAGGGGTGGCGGGTACGCTGGCCGCCCTCGGCGCCGCGTTCGTCCTCTTCGTGGGGGCGGCCGGCGCCTCGGCCCAGGGCCCCCGGGTCGAGCCGGCACCGGGCAGCCTTCCGGCACCGGGCAGCCGTCCGGCGCCCGGCATCGGCGGACCGCCCGACGCCATCGGGCCGCCTTCGGTGCCCAGCGAACCCACGACTCCCGACCTGATCGTCGATCTCTCCCTGGCTCGCGTGTCGATCACCTCGGCCTTCCAGGGTGAAAGCATCCTGATGTTCGGCATGTTCGATCCACCCGGCGAGATCGTGGTCGTCGTGGCCGGGCCGGCCGCGCGCGAGACGGTCATGCGCAAGCAGCGATTCCTCGGCATCTGGCTCAATACGGGACGGCAGTCGTTCGACGACGTGCCGGCCTATTATGCGATTGCCGCCAGCCAACCGTTGCAGCGCCTGCTCGCCCGCGGTGCCGGCGGCGAGATCCTGTCGCTCGAGGACAGGCTGGCAAGCGTCAAGCCCGCGACGCCGCGGGATACCGCCGATCTTGCGCGCTTTCGCGCGGGCCTCGTCGAGGTCAAGCGGCGCGAGGGCCTCTATCCGGCGGCCATCGGGCAGGTCACGGTGCAGGCGGGCCGTCTGTTTCGTGTCGACCTGCCGTTTCCGTCGCGGCTGCCGGAAGGCGTCTACGAGGTCCGGGTCTACCTCCTGCGCGAAGGCAAGATCGTCGCGGCGGTGTCGCGCCCGCTGCCCGTCGGCAAGGTCGGCTTCAGTGCCCAGCTCGCCGGATGGGCGAGCCATGACGGAGCCCTGTACGGGTTGGGTGCCGTTCTGATGGCCTTGCTGGTCGGCTGGATCGGCGGCTCCGTCATGCGGCGTCTCTAG
- a CDS encoding MarR family winged helix-turn-helix transcriptional regulator, translating into MTNSAFSATLNLLRATARLEERFAGELGSVHGLALKEVLLLMHLDRAPLRRLSRVDLAKRLHVSPSTVTRMTNPLEKLGCVGRQADPRDARLAYVVLTETGQKRVVEARTTLERMAADLFRDRWTQSEIATLSDLVGRLTAGQPGDLA; encoded by the coding sequence ATGACCAACTCTGCCTTCTCCGCCACCCTGAACCTGCTTCGCGCCACGGCGCGCCTCGAAGAGCGCTTTGCCGGCGAACTCGGCTCCGTGCACGGGCTGGCGCTCAAGGAGGTGCTGCTGCTGATGCACCTCGACCGCGCGCCCCTCAGGCGGCTGAGCCGTGTCGACCTCGCCAAGCGCCTGCATGTCAGCCCCTCGACCGTGACCCGCATGACCAACCCGCTGGAGAAACTGGGTTGCGTCGGACGCCAGGCCGATCCGCGCGACGCCCGCCTCGCCTATGTCGTGCTGACCGAGACCGGCCAGAAGCGGGTCGTCGAAGCGCGGACGACGCTCGAGCGTATGGCCGCCGACCTGTTCCGCGACCGCTGGACCCAGTCGGAGATCGCCACCCTGTCGGATCTGGTCGGCCGCCTGACCGCCGGCCAGCCCGGAGACCTGGCATGA
- a CDS encoding Fur family transcriptional regulator, producing the protein MPDRKSKLEVLCAERGLKMTDQRRVIARVLSEASDHPDVEAVHRRATAIDPNISIATVYRTVRLFEEAGILAKHDFGDGRARYEETPDEHHDHLIDIQSGKVVEFHNDEIEELQRKIAEKAGYRLVGHRLELYGVPLDGKSDRQK; encoded by the coding sequence ATGCCAGACCGGAAATCCAAACTCGAAGTCCTATGCGCAGAGCGCGGCCTCAAGATGACCGACCAGCGACGCGTGATCGCACGTGTGCTGTCGGAAGCGTCGGATCATCCCGACGTCGAGGCCGTGCATCGTCGCGCGACGGCGATCGATCCGAACATCTCGATCGCGACGGTGTACCGGACCGTGCGTCTGTTCGAGGAAGCGGGCATCCTTGCGAAGCACGACTTCGGCGACGGACGCGCGCGCTACGAGGAAACGCCGGACGAGCACCACGATCATCTGATCGACATCCAGAGCGGCAAGGTTGTGGAATTCCACAACGACGAGATCGAGGAGCTGCAGCGGAAGATCGCCGAAAAGGCGGGCTATCGGCTGGTTGGGCATCGCCTCGAGCTTTATGGCGTTCCCCTGGACGGGAAATCCGACCGCCAAAAATAA
- a CDS encoding MFS transporter: protein MSAAPSGRAAPVGMALPGLVIAVCMIGDTLLYAVLPLYHQEFGLSLAMVGVLLSLNRWIRLVANSGVAHFGERVGPHALMIAAALGSAVSTTIYGLVEDPTAQIVARILWGISYAALNLSTLAYAVSDRANAGKRVGASRAAIGLVQALSLVGGAWIVLELGARPVFLIFGAVTLVALCAAIVLPRLPPEPAAKKGFKLPVPHRLEVWGFVMGFSGDGVFLLTLAFLMKDSITSVAPVMATALLLALRWLVEVTTGPIGGWIGDRFGARRIAIANAALLVSGFVLIAADHELLGALMIVTTRGMFNTLIPVLVIERGHGTVLSSQASYSTWRDFGAAVGPLTAPWLFLAVPQTPLYAALALALGLSGYFCLVRR, encoded by the coding sequence GTGAGCGCCGCTCCCTCCGGCCGCGCCGCGCCCGTCGGCATGGCGCTGCCGGGCCTGGTGATCGCCGTCTGCATGATCGGCGACACGCTGCTCTACGCGGTGCTGCCGCTCTACCATCAGGAGTTCGGTCTTTCGCTGGCGATGGTCGGCGTGCTGCTGTCGCTCAACCGCTGGATCCGTCTCGTCGCCAATTCCGGCGTCGCCCATTTCGGCGAGCGCGTGGGCCCGCACGCACTGATGATCGCGGCCGCGCTGGGCTCGGCCGTCTCGACGACCATCTATGGATTGGTCGAGGACCCCACGGCGCAGATCGTGGCCCGCATCCTGTGGGGCATCTCCTATGCCGCCCTCAATCTCTCGACACTGGCCTATGCCGTGAGCGACCGCGCCAATGCCGGCAAGCGGGTCGGCGCCAGCCGCGCGGCAATCGGTCTCGTCCAGGCCTTGTCACTGGTCGGCGGCGCCTGGATCGTGCTGGAATTGGGCGCGCGGCCGGTTTTCCTGATCTTTGGCGCCGTGACGCTGGTCGCACTGTGCGCAGCGATCGTCCTGCCGCGCCTGCCGCCGGAACCTGCGGCGAAGAAGGGCTTCAAGCTGCCGGTGCCGCATCGCCTCGAAGTCTGGGGCTTCGTGATGGGCTTCTCCGGCGACGGTGTCTTCCTGCTGACGCTCGCCTTCCTGATGAAGGATTCGATCACTTCCGTGGCTCCGGTGATGGCGACGGCGCTGCTGCTGGCCCTGCGGTGGCTGGTCGAGGTGACGACTGGCCCGATCGGCGGCTGGATCGGCGACCGCTTCGGAGCACGGCGCATCGCCATCGCGAACGCCGCCCTGCTGGTCTCGGGCTTCGTCCTGATCGCGGCGGACCATGAGCTGCTGGGCGCGCTGATGATCGTGACGACACGCGGTATGTTCAACACGCTGATCCCGGTGCTGGTGATCGAGCGGGGTCACGGCACGGTCCTCTCCAGCCAGGCGAGCTATTCGACCTGGCGCGACTTCGGCGCCGCCGTCGGCCCGCTCACCGCGCCGTGGCTGTTCCTCGCCGTTCCGCAGACACCCCTCTATGCCGCGTTGGCGCTGGCGCTCGGGCTCAGCGGCTACTTCTGCCTGGTCCGCCGCTGA
- a CDS encoding DUF2333 family protein, which produces MTFEPDFSERPSASPSWWRRRWDSVRTWRPGRSTSVPSSGGRTAWKWTWRIALLLVILYYPVGALVTEDIDDDPQFTARGVAPGESKAVATAADLVTREVDVHTWTPMMPFFMPSGLLDNMPNYQRGIMSALGRFSTELMDQLGRTRGSSQTDRDLEQARGFLNEQPNIWLWQPSVSLLPSATSAQKYRAGRDKLMAYNKRLGTGQAVFERRADNLQALLDRIANDLGSDSAAIDQHVIEKAGDLFDARCDDIFYFNKGRLYVYYLLLRDLGSDFQNVIRDRELTNAWNGTVETFRIAAQLDPWVVWNGYPDALLFPNHLLAQGFYLLRARTQLREITNILLK; this is translated from the coding sequence ATGACATTCGAACCGGACTTCAGCGAGCGCCCGTCGGCTTCGCCTTCCTGGTGGCGCCGTCGCTGGGACAGCGTGCGGACATGGCGCCCGGGCCGTTCGACGTCCGTCCCATCGTCAGGCGGTCGCACTGCCTGGAAGTGGACATGGCGCATCGCCCTGCTGCTGGTGATCCTCTACTATCCGGTCGGCGCGCTGGTGACCGAGGATATCGACGACGATCCGCAGTTCACGGCGCGCGGCGTTGCACCAGGCGAAAGCAAGGCCGTGGCCACCGCGGCCGATCTCGTGACACGGGAGGTCGACGTCCACACCTGGACGCCGATGATGCCGTTCTTCATGCCGTCCGGCCTTCTCGACAACATGCCGAACTACCAGCGCGGCATCATGTCGGCGCTGGGCCGGTTCAGCACCGAGCTGATGGACCAGCTCGGCCGCACGCGCGGCTCGAGCCAGACCGACCGCGACCTCGAGCAGGCGCGCGGTTTCCTGAACGAGCAGCCCAACATCTGGCTGTGGCAGCCCAGCGTCTCGCTGCTGCCCTCGGCGACCTCGGCGCAGAAGTATCGCGCCGGCCGCGACAAGCTGATGGCCTACAACAAGCGGCTGGGCACCGGTCAGGCCGTGTTCGAGAGGCGCGCGGACAATCTCCAGGCGCTGCTCGACCGCATCGCCAACGATCTCGGCTCGGACTCCGCGGCGATCGACCAGCACGTCATCGAGAAGGCCGGCGACCTGTTCGACGCCAGATGTGACGACATCTTCTATTTCAACAAGGGTCGTCTCTACGTCTACTACCTGTTGCTGCGCGACCTCGGTTCCGATTTCCAGAACGTGATCCGCGACCGCGAACTCACCAACGCCTGGAACGGCACGGTCGAGACCTTCCGCATCGCCGCCCAGCTCGACCCGTGGGTCGTCTGGAACGGTTATCCCGATGCGCTGCTGTTTCCCAATCACCTGCTCGCGCAGGGCTTCTACCTGCTGCGCGCACGCACGCAGCTGCGCGAGATCACCAACATCCTGCTGAAGTAG
- a CDS encoding sulfurtransferase TusA family protein: MSIQADHDIDITGEVCPMTFVRTKLRLERMQPGETLAVRLRGEEPLRNVPRAARDEGHAILSIEADGDAQIVIIRRA; this comes from the coding sequence ATGTCCATACAGGCCGACCATGACATCGACATTACCGGCGAGGTCTGTCCCATGACGTTCGTCCGGACCAAGCTCAGGCTCGAACGCATGCAGCCTGGGGAAACCCTCGCCGTACGGCTTCGCGGCGAGGAGCCTTTGCGCAACGTGCCCCGCGCGGCGCGCGACGAAGGCCATGCCATCCTGTCCATCGAAGCCGATGGCGATGCCCAAATCGTGATCATCCGGCGCGCCTGA
- a CDS encoding sulfite exporter TauE/SafE family protein, whose product MEIYLPIAELSMNVFVLLGLGAAAGLLSGMFGVGGGFLATPLLIFVGIPPAVAVASQANQVVANSISSLQVQWRRGNVDLRMGLVLLAGGMLGSSGGVWLFTYLKRIGQIDFVIAVLYVVMLSTIGLLMLFESLRSYFRRRRNPDGPRGKLHTHYLVHRLPLKLRFYKSKLYISALLPLGLGFVIGILSAILGVGGGFVLVPAMIYLLGMPTAVVIGTSNFQILFVAANVTFLQAATNGTVDVVLALLLILGGVVGAPIGARIAAKLPGVALRALMSILILAVAAELLTELLRTPSSLYSLGSREVLP is encoded by the coding sequence GTGGAGATCTATCTCCCCATCGCCGAGCTTTCGATGAACGTGTTCGTCCTGCTCGGCCTGGGCGCCGCGGCGGGACTCCTGTCGGGCATGTTCGGCGTCGGCGGTGGATTCCTGGCGACGCCCCTTCTGATCTTCGTCGGCATCCCGCCGGCCGTCGCCGTCGCCAGCCAGGCCAACCAGGTGGTGGCCAACTCGATCTCGTCGCTGCAGGTCCAGTGGCGGCGCGGCAACGTCGACCTGCGCATGGGACTCGTGCTGCTGGCGGGCGGCATGCTGGGCTCGTCGGGCGGTGTCTGGCTGTTCACGTACCTGAAGCGGATCGGCCAGATCGATTTCGTCATCGCGGTGCTCTACGTCGTGATGCTCTCCACGATCGGCCTGCTGATGCTCTTCGAGAGCCTGCGAAGCTATTTCAGGCGGCGGCGCAATCCCGACGGGCCGCGTGGCAAGCTCCATACCCACTATCTCGTGCACCGGCTGCCGCTGAAGCTGCGCTTCTACAAGTCGAAGCTCTACATCAGTGCCCTGCTGCCGCTCGGTCTGGGCTTCGTCATCGGCATCCTGTCGGCGATCCTGGGCGTCGGCGGCGGCTTCGTGCTGGTGCCGGCCATGATCTACCTGCTCGGCATGCCGACCGCGGTCGTAATCGGCACGTCGAACTTCCAGATCCTGTTCGTGGCGGCCAACGTCACCTTCCTGCAGGCCGCGACCAACGGCACGGTCGATGTCGTCCTGGCCCTGCTGCTGATCCTGGGCGGCGTCGTCGGCGCGCCGATCGGCGCGCGGATCGCCGCCAAGTTGCCGGGCGTGGCGCTGCGGGCCTTGATGTCGATCCTGATCCTGGCGGTGGCGGCGGAGCTCCTGACCGAATTGCTGCGCACGCCGAGCTCGCTTTATTCGCTCGGCAGCCGAGAGGTGCTGCCATGA
- a CDS encoding glucosaminidase domain-containing protein gives MQLTLRPAIERGRQYAFPAAWAAVLATGVAFYKPLPSLDVAPYLSFVGVGSAYAHEAEQPHFLVLEAEPAALMFVRHEVSEPDDVVNRSARDGSGAHGRFAAPGNAVRRQVQVRAISPRTADELAGFFRDVSYTLTDIRQGEAVPPYKVDRVPADLGNKDGNERKMLFITALLPVILEVNQRVLADREQLLYLRDKLYSTPQMLTAIERIWLDDLADRYETSADKIDELVRRVDIVPPSMAIAQGGVESGWGTSFAARTGNALYGQIQAVGRHSVSVPWKPGAGMPQPFADVGESTEAYITNLNTHPAYAGFRSERAAMREKGENPDGFRLIGSLLRYSERGQGYVQFVRQIMRENDLRDFDKARLSGF, from the coding sequence ATGCAGTTGACCTTACGGCCCGCGATCGAGCGCGGACGCCAATATGCTTTTCCCGCCGCGTGGGCGGCGGTGCTGGCGACCGGTGTCGCCTTCTACAAGCCGCTGCCGTCCCTGGACGTGGCGCCCTATCTGTCATTCGTGGGCGTCGGCAGCGCCTATGCCCACGAAGCCGAGCAGCCGCATTTCCTGGTGCTGGAGGCCGAACCCGCCGCCCTCATGTTCGTGCGGCACGAGGTGAGCGAGCCGGACGACGTGGTCAATCGCTCGGCGCGCGACGGTTCGGGCGCCCACGGCCGCTTCGCCGCTCCCGGCAATGCGGTTCGCCGCCAGGTTCAGGTTCGCGCGATCAGCCCGCGCACGGCCGACGAGCTGGCCGGTTTCTTCCGCGACGTCTCCTACACGCTGACCGACATCCGCCAGGGCGAGGCGGTGCCGCCCTACAAGGTCGACCGCGTGCCGGCCGATCTCGGCAACAAGGACGGCAACGAGCGCAAGATGCTGTTCATCACGGCGCTGCTGCCGGTGATCCTCGAGGTCAACCAGCGCGTCCTCGCCGACCGCGAGCAACTCCTCTATCTGCGCGACAAGCTCTATTCGACGCCGCAGATGCTGACGGCCATCGAGCGCATCTGGCTCGACGATCTAGCCGACCGCTACGAAACCTCGGCCGACAAGATCGACGAGCTGGTCCGGCGCGTCGACATCGTCCCGCCGTCGATGGCGATCGCCCAGGGAGGCGTCGAGTCCGGTTGGGGAACGTCCTTCGCGGCCCGCACCGGCAACGCCCTGTATGGGCAGATCCAGGCGGTTGGCCGCCACAGCGTCTCCGTGCCCTGGAAGCCCGGCGCCGGCATGCCGCAGCCTTTCGCCGACGTCGGCGAGTCGACCGAAGCCTACATTACCAACCTCAACACCCATCCTGCCTATGCCGGCTTCCGCAGCGAGCGGGCGGCAATGCGCGAGAAGGGCGAGAATCCGGACGGTTTCCGGCTGATCGGTTCGCTCCTTCGCTATTCCGAACGCGGACAGGGCTATGTGCAGTTCGTGCGCCAGATCATGCGCGAAAACGACCTGCGCGATTTCGACAAGGCGCGGCTCTCGGGCTTCTGA